The genomic segment attttatggCATCACTCTTCCACTCCCTGGAAATCCTTCCTGCCCCTCATGGAAAACATCTTCCAGTGCAAGGAAGTTCAGAAATGAATCGAGTATGGAggattcaaattaaacaaagtCCAGAAGCAACCAAGATTACGCTCACCTCTGAAACAAAGAAGGCATGGAACCCATATGGAACTCTGTGTGGTAACTCAACAACTGCAACAGGATTGGCTGACATTGTTTTTGCATCAATTACATTCACTGATGATTTTCTGTATATTAAAGTTGGagagttaatttctaaataaacCATGAATTAAGCTTAAACCTTAAATGAACTGCAAACCACCCCGTCCTTGATGCCCCTCGGAAAGAATAACAGAAACAGAAAAGTCAAAGGGAAAGTGAAAGTGAAAGCGAAAGCCAGGTCTTCATTGGTGGGCATATAGTCACTTTTTAGGTTGGAtggaaatggaaagaaaatttCTTGAAGAAAGACATAAAGCAATAGTCGTTGGCAGATTTACAAATTGAGGTAAGAAACGAGAGCAATTACCCAGTATTTTCATCATGTGCAAAGAATATCAGGTATCCATCATCTTCCTCAGAAGTGATGCCTGGCTTACGACGGACGAATACAGCCTCTGAACCAAATCTACCAGGACCAAGGTCAAAGATGCCTTTGACATTTCCTCCAActtcaatcttttcttttcctggcTCAGGCTCTGCCTgtagatcaaatttgacaatcCCTGTGACCTTTGCATTGCTGTTCAGAAGGGTTCCGTATACATATCTTTGTTTCCTGAATTCACACAAGACAATCATTAGATAAAAATGATAGGAAAAAGACATGATTCACTCAACACCACATGTAAAATATGAAACAGCAAAATGTACACAAACCAATGAACAGCACTTCATTGACACAAATGCTGCACAGAGTAGATGTAAACCTGCCAGTGTAACTCTCATTCACCCTGGGAAAATCAACAGCAGATTCTGATAGTTTCTTTTGTGAAGCTACACCAGTTTTCATATTGAATCTCATCTCATACCTGCtcggaaagaaaaaaaggccaTCAGAAACACTTAAAATCAAACTACCATAAAATTCACAGGAATGTGTCATATTACTCCTACAGTTCATCTACAAAATTCTCATGCTTTTCTTTGACAGCCCCATTGGCCACATCCAAACCTGGATCTTGAAGGCGGCAAGTGATTAAAATAATCTCATCCTCCTCCTCCCAGGCATTGGCTAACAAAAGTCAGCAAATAAAGTTAGAACGGGCTCATGAAGACAGGAAAAAATCTGGCGTCTTGTTCATAAGCAAATAGAAGCCTTTGTATATTTGAAATTCCACTAAGATATATCAGTGGCATTGGCAAAAGAAAATTTCACTTTCAAAAATAGAGTCGATTTTTTTGAGTTACACATAAGAGAAGCCGGACTATAATTTTAGGAACAGCAGGCTGGCATAATTTTTCAAGGTTAAAGAGGAACCTAAAAGACAGCCTACtgcagtttatatatatttgtttacatCACTTTGACTTCTAAATTTGATTGTCAACATTACGCATGTCAAGTGCCAAAGGTGACAATTTTCGAAAACTATGCATAGAAAAGTTGACTACAAATTTTGTGCGAGGATGCCTCTTtgttgattgaatttaattgacAAGAAGATCTGGCTAGGTAGTCCCAGAAAATCAGACAATGAAGCTTGATGTAAGCTAAAGACACAAAGGATCAAATTCCTAGCCAGTGATAGAAACCAGGATAAAGCACAATAACCTAAAGACATGCTGGCTAAGTGTGTTCATATTACATATTTATCAACATAGGAGGCTAatgtttttggaatttaaaacaTGTGAAAGAAAGGAGCTCACCATTGTGGAATATGAAGCAATTTGGAAGCTCAAACCATTTGATTAGGAGGTCATCCTTAGCATATCGTGGAAGGACACCAAAACGAGCTTTTTTTGTTGCATCAAATGTGAATATGAACTTCTTATCTTTCACCATTTCCTGAAAAGTTGTCAAGGAAAATATTTAAGGTTCGTTGTTTCTATTACATTCCATACCATGAATGAAATCTAGAACAAAATTCAAGTCTTAATGTGACTTTTCATGCAAGTTACAGAAGGCTGCTTTTAGCTGTCCAGAAAGTTCTGTTAGAATTAAAATCTGGGAGAAATTTAAAAGCAAACCGACAGTCAAGGAAACTGATATTCATGCATTTTGGTTGAGAACTTAGAATAAAATTTTgcagaaaaaaaccataactttCTTATGGTTGGACGAGAACTGAGTGGTATTTTCTAGCTAGAAATTAGCTAGATGTTCTGTTGGTTGCAAAAATATCAACAGAGATGAGCGACCAGCATTCATTCCTtcacctttaaaataaaaatgatggtgattaaaatcaaaatagtatAACTACCCCATGCAT from the Populus nigra chromosome 1, ddPopNigr1.1, whole genome shotgun sequence genome contains:
- the LOC133688925 gene encoding carotenoid 9,10(9',10')-cleavage dioxygenase 1-like isoform X2, whose product is MSFMISCFLLRYIMIHGMRIKDGKAAYVSRFVRTSRLKQEEFFGGAKFMKIGDLRGLFGLLMVNIQILRLKTKVLDRSYGIGTGNTNLIYHNGKLLALQEADKPYVVKVMEDGDLQTLGLLDYDKRLKHPFTAHPKVDPFTGEMFTFGYSHEPPYVTYRVISKDGVMHDPVPITISDPIMMHDFAITENYAVFLDLPLYFRPKEMVKDKKFIFTFDATKKARFGVLPRYAKDDLLIKWFELPNCFIFHNANAWEEEDEIILITCRLQDPGLDVANGAVKEKHENFVDELYEMRFNMKTGVASQKKLSESAVDFPRVNESYTGRKQRYVYGTLLNSNAKVTGIVKFDLQAEPEPGKEKIEVGGNVKGIFDLGPGRFGSEAVFVRRKPGITSEEDDGYLIFFAHDENTGKSSVNVIDAKTMSANPVAVVELPHRVPYGFHAFFVSEEQLQEQAEL
- the LOC133688925 gene encoding carotenoid 9,10(9',10')-cleavage dioxygenase 1-like isoform X4, whose protein sequence is MIHGMRIKDGKAAYVSRFVRTSRLKQEEFFGGAKFMKIGDLRGLFGLLMVNIQILRLKTKVLDRSYGIGTGNTNLIYHNGKLLALQEADKPYVVKVMEDGDLQTLGLLDYDKRLKHPFTAHPKVDPFTGEMFTFGYSHEPPYVTYRVISKDGVMHDPVPITISDPIMMHDFAITENYAVFLDLPLYFRPKEMVKDKKFIFTFDATKKARFGVLPRYAKDDLLIKWFELPNCFIFHNANAWEEEDEIILITCRLQDPGLDVANGAVKEKHENFVDELYEMRFNMKTGVASQKKLSESAVDFPRVNESYTGRKQRYVYGTLLNSNAKVTGIVKFDLQAEPEPGKEKIEVGGNVKGIFDLGPGRFGSEAVFVRRKPGITSEEDDGYLIFFAHDENTGKSSVNVIDAKTMSANPVAVVELPHRVPYGFHAFFVSEEQLQEQAEL